A genomic window from Synechococcus sp. WH 8016 includes:
- a CDS encoding thylakoid membrane photosystem I accumulation factor: MLHPVFGAMPLLSTMLLLSILRSVLRSLVAAGLCLLLMANPAEAARDTDSYDGNIFALYAGNGSLVPPATTLKDALEKERTSVIVFYLDDSSTSKIFAPVVSELQRLWGREVDLLPFTTDAFQGDASQDRSDPATYWHGTIPQVVVIDGKGKVLLDEDGQVPLEAINAAISAATGIEAPAEGSTTISFNELNTEVLSR; this comes from the coding sequence ATGCTGCATCCAGTGTTCGGCGCCATGCCTTTGCTCAGCACCATGCTTCTGCTCAGCATCTTGCGCTCGGTCCTGCGTTCTCTCGTCGCTGCAGGATTGTGCTTGCTGCTGATGGCGAACCCAGCTGAGGCGGCGAGGGACACCGACAGTTACGACGGCAATATTTTTGCGCTGTATGCAGGCAATGGATCGCTTGTTCCACCCGCGACAACCCTGAAGGACGCCTTAGAGAAAGAACGCACCAGCGTGATCGTTTTTTACTTGGATGACAGCAGCACCAGCAAGATTTTTGCGCCTGTGGTGTCTGAACTTCAGCGTTTGTGGGGGCGTGAGGTGGACTTGCTTCCCTTCACCACCGATGCCTTTCAAGGGGATGCCAGCCAAGACCGATCCGATCCTGCGACCTACTGGCATGGCACGATCCCGCAGGTTGTGGTGATCGATGGCAAGGGCAAGGTCCTGCTCGATGAGGACGGACAGGTTCCTCTGGAAGCCATCAACGCTGCCATCAGTGCAGCCACAGGAATTGAGGCCCCTGCCGAGGGCAGCACCACCATCAGTTTCAACGAGCTCAATACAGAAGTGCTGTCCCGCTGA
- a CDS encoding DUF3685 domain-containing protein gives MNGIPNKILLIARNLLAESLLSGLAGNKELVISVSTDQLDGQPDLVIWSIESIASPALLQLEVLKLQSRWGSTPLLLLLPAKLPCDPTELLSLDCAGLLQDPDLAQLQQGIETLLSGGRVVELTAHSSWERSSETFAPFPSPGLGPWLLMTGLQQINHDLRMIEVLLNPPPENPLLRFMLEGRCRELRSARQLLLWIWGPLQLGLDGAVPLQQSSPFHEPSGTSIQLKERNGAAVWDAIHQRLEAAVIGGLSNATGQMLAIEGLQPERRRELLLALLRQLNEVLHRLRSDQQASVEKRSDRALSEHWQALQPELRQQALCTMAGHYVRLPMGEELSGVADHLLLNTELEDTDEELPNPKRMLAPFLDDQPVLVDGQLLPADDPRALLQLETLVSNWLVRTAELIGSELLGVCGDWPELRRYLLDQRLISTRELERLRNQLNTQSRWQTWIQRPIRLYESQRLLYQLNDGTIAPLLLTEPRDEELRRLGWWQQQVALLLEARDALAPQVQLLVRKVGNLLAVVLTQVIGRAIGLVGRGIAQGMGRSFNRG, from the coding sequence GTGAACGGGATTCCAAACAAGATTTTGCTTATCGCAAGGAATCTGCTTGCTGAATCTCTTTTGTCCGGGCTGGCTGGCAACAAAGAGCTCGTCATTTCTGTTTCAACGGATCAGCTGGATGGCCAACCTGATCTGGTGATCTGGTCCATTGAATCGATTGCCTCGCCGGCCCTTCTTCAGCTGGAGGTCTTGAAGCTTCAAAGCCGTTGGGGATCAACCCCTCTTTTGCTGTTGCTTCCCGCGAAGCTTCCTTGCGATCCCACGGAGCTTTTGTCGCTGGACTGCGCAGGATTGCTTCAAGATCCTGATCTCGCGCAATTGCAGCAGGGCATTGAAACCTTGCTGTCTGGGGGCAGGGTGGTCGAACTGACAGCGCACAGTTCCTGGGAACGAAGCTCTGAGACGTTTGCACCGTTCCCGTCACCAGGGCTGGGTCCTTGGTTGTTGATGACTGGGCTGCAGCAAATCAATCACGACCTGCGCATGATCGAGGTCCTGTTGAATCCCCCTCCAGAGAATCCGCTGTTGCGATTCATGCTGGAGGGTCGCTGTCGTGAACTGCGCAGCGCCCGTCAGCTGTTGCTCTGGATTTGGGGTCCCTTGCAATTAGGTCTTGACGGTGCTGTTCCTCTCCAACAATCGTCTCCTTTCCACGAACCTTCAGGAACCTCGATTCAGTTGAAGGAGAGGAATGGTGCTGCCGTCTGGGATGCGATTCATCAACGTCTAGAAGCAGCGGTGATTGGAGGCTTAAGCAACGCCACGGGGCAGATGCTGGCGATTGAAGGTCTCCAACCTGAACGACGACGCGAGCTCTTGCTGGCCCTTTTGCGACAGCTCAATGAGGTGCTGCATCGGTTGCGCTCTGATCAGCAAGCCTCCGTTGAGAAACGATCGGATCGCGCGCTCTCGGAGCACTGGCAGGCTCTTCAACCTGAATTGCGCCAGCAGGCTCTTTGCACGATGGCGGGTCATTACGTACGCCTTCCCATGGGCGAGGAGTTAAGCGGTGTGGCCGATCACCTGCTTCTCAACACAGAGCTCGAAGACACCGACGAGGAACTGCCCAATCCGAAGCGAATGTTGGCCCCTTTTCTCGACGACCAGCCCGTTCTGGTGGATGGGCAACTGTTGCCTGCCGATGATCCCCGCGCCTTGCTGCAGCTCGAAACGTTGGTGAGCAATTGGTTGGTACGCACGGCGGAACTGATTGGTTCTGAGCTTCTTGGCGTCTGCGGAGACTGGCCTGAGTTGAGGCGCTACCTGCTTGATCAACGCTTGATCTCCACCCGTGAGTTGGAACGTCTACGCAACCAACTCAATACCCAGTCCCGTTGGCAAACCTGGATTCAACGTCCGATTCGCCTCTACGAAAGCCAGCGGCTTCTGTATCAACTCAACGATGGAACGATTGCACCGCTCCTGTTAACGGAACCCAGAGACGAAGAGCTGCGTCGTCTTGGCTGGTGGCAACAACAGGTTGCGCTCCTATTAGAAGCGCGAGATGCCCTGGCTCCTCAGGTTCAACTACTCGTGCGCAAGGTGGGGAATCTGCTGGCGGTGGTCCTGACCCAAGTGATCGGTCGAGCCATTGGACTGGTTGGTCGAGGCATCGCTCAAGGGATGGGCCGCAGCTTCAACCGAGGCTGA
- a CDS encoding Fur family transcriptional regulator yields the protein MSAASSGLQATFELCRKLGMRLSQQRRMVLDLLWTEASHLSARDIFEKLNDQGRRIGHTSVYQNLEALQRAGVIECLDRASGRLYGYRSDPHSHLTCLESGRIEDLDVQLPDELVREIEERTGYTIETYTLQLSGRPRALDGD from the coding sequence ATGTCTGCTGCTTCCAGTGGACTGCAAGCCACTTTTGAGTTGTGCCGAAAGCTTGGGATGCGCCTCAGTCAGCAGAGGCGAATGGTTCTCGATCTGCTTTGGACTGAAGCCAGCCACTTGAGCGCGAGAGATATTTTTGAGAAATTGAATGACCAGGGACGAAGGATTGGGCATACATCGGTGTATCAAAATCTCGAAGCTCTTCAGAGAGCTGGCGTGATCGAATGTCTGGATCGGGCCAGTGGTCGCCTCTATGGCTATCGAAGCGACCCACACAGTCATCTCACCTGCCTTGAGAGCGGACGAATCGAAGACCTCGATGTGCAATTGCCTGATGAACTCGTGCGGGAAATCGAGGAGCGCACTGGCTACACAATTGAGACCTACACGCTTCAACTCAGCGGACGTCCAAGAGCGTTAGATGGCGATTGA
- the hisA gene encoding 1-(5-phosphoribosyl)-5-[(5-phosphoribosylamino)methylideneamino]imidazole-4-carboxamide isomerase, with protein sequence MEIIPAIDLLQGSCVRLHQGDYDQVTRFSDDPLAQAQQWVKQGATRLHLVDLDGARSGEPINDQAVRLIAKELAIPVQLGGGVRSLERAEELLSCGLDRVILGTVAIEKPELVVELASRHPHKIVVGIDARNGFVATRGWVEESNVEATALAKRLSAAGIAAIISTDIATDGTLAGPNLDALRAMAQASAVPVIASGGVGCMADLLSLLALEPLGVEGVIVGRALYDGRVDLHEAIQAMAAGRLQDPLLGQSRTIA encoded by the coding sequence ATGGAGATCATCCCCGCCATTGACCTCTTGCAGGGCAGCTGTGTTCGTCTGCATCAGGGGGACTACGACCAGGTCACTCGCTTTAGTGATGACCCATTGGCCCAGGCTCAACAATGGGTGAAACAGGGAGCAACCCGCCTGCATCTGGTGGATCTCGATGGTGCGCGAAGTGGTGAGCCCATCAACGATCAAGCGGTGCGCTTGATTGCCAAAGAATTAGCGATTCCCGTGCAACTGGGTGGCGGAGTGCGCTCGTTGGAGAGGGCTGAAGAGCTGCTCAGCTGTGGACTCGATCGGGTCATTCTCGGCACCGTCGCGATTGAGAAGCCCGAGTTGGTGGTGGAGCTTGCCAGCCGTCACCCTCACAAAATTGTGGTGGGCATTGATGCACGCAACGGTTTTGTGGCCACGCGAGGATGGGTGGAGGAGAGCAACGTCGAAGCGACAGCTCTGGCCAAACGTTTGAGTGCGGCTGGTATCGCGGCCATCATCAGCACCGATATCGCGACAGATGGCACCTTGGCTGGGCCGAATCTCGACGCATTGCGCGCCATGGCTCAAGCGAGTGCGGTTCCAGTGATTGCCTCTGGAGGGGTGGGCTGCATGGCAGATCTCCTTTCACTCCTAGCCCTGGAACCATTGGGCGTGGAGGGTGTGATCGTGGGTCGAGCGCTTTATGACGGTCGCGTCGACTTGCATGAAGCCATCCAGGCCATGGCGGCTGGCCGTCTTCAAGACCCTCTTCTTGGGCAGAGCCGCACAATTGCTTGA
- a CDS encoding NAD-dependent epimerase/dehydratase family protein, whose translation MAGLSGLLMKILVMGGTRFVGKPLVARLQEQGHALTLFTRGRLPAPEGVESVRGDRSVDADLDQLKGRTFEVVIDSSGRSLDDSRRVLAVTGAPAHRFLYVSSAGVYAASTQWPLDETAAIDPASRHSGKADTEQWLQEQGIPFTSFRPTYIVGPGNYNPVERWFFDRIVNDRPIPLPGSGETITQIGHAEDLAEAMARSLEVDAASNRIYNCSASRGITFRGLIEAAAVACGRDPKGLDLRPFDPSGLDPKARKAFPLRLSHFLTDTTRVRRELAWEPRFDACASLADSYQREYKDQPTSDPDFSADQALIGEA comes from the coding sequence ATGGCTGGGTTGAGCGGCTTGCTGATGAAAATTCTCGTAATGGGTGGCACCCGCTTTGTCGGGAAGCCATTGGTGGCAAGGCTTCAGGAGCAGGGGCATGCACTCACCCTGTTCACACGAGGTCGACTTCCCGCACCCGAAGGTGTGGAGTCCGTCCGGGGAGATCGCAGCGTTGATGCTGATCTCGACCAACTCAAGGGACGGACCTTTGAGGTGGTCATCGACAGCTCGGGGCGCAGTTTGGACGACAGTCGTCGCGTTTTGGCCGTGACGGGCGCCCCAGCACACCGCTTTCTGTACGTGAGTTCCGCCGGGGTCTACGCCGCGTCGACGCAGTGGCCATTGGATGAAACAGCTGCCATCGATCCCGCCAGTCGCCATTCCGGCAAAGCTGACACCGAACAATGGCTGCAAGAGCAGGGGATTCCCTTCACCAGCTTCCGTCCCACTTACATCGTGGGGCCTGGAAATTACAACCCGGTGGAGCGTTGGTTCTTTGACCGCATCGTCAATGATCGACCGATTCCTCTTCCAGGATCAGGCGAAACCATCACCCAGATCGGCCATGCCGAAGACCTGGCTGAGGCCATGGCTCGCTCGCTTGAAGTGGATGCCGCTAGCAATCGGATCTACAACTGCAGCGCCAGCCGGGGCATCACCTTCCGGGGCTTGATCGAAGCGGCAGCCGTGGCCTGCGGCCGCGACCCCAAAGGACTGGATCTACGCCCCTTTGACCCCAGCGGACTCGACCCCAAAGCCCGCAAAGCGTTTCCTCTAAGGCTCAGTCACTTTTTAACCGATACCACCCGCGTCAGGCGTGAACTGGCCTGGGAACCACGCTTTGACGCCTGTGCCTCGCTCGCTGACAGCTACCAACGGGAGTACAAGGATCAGCCCACGTCCGATCCCGACTTCAGCGCTGACCAGGCTCTGATCGGTGAGGCTTGA
- a CDS encoding CDP-alcohol phosphatidyltransferase family protein — protein MISPWRLWADRLTLARALMGLPLLLALATDYDALAWWLLLIGGWSDAADGWLARRADGGSTWGARLDPLADKLLISAPLIWLASEGILPVWAVWLLLARELLISGWRGDSRDGAPASTAGKAKTILQFLSLALMLWPPLWGDPALVQGLKLVGVGLFWPSLLLALWSAWGYLKPHRSEPGQR, from the coding sequence TTGATCTCTCCCTGGCGCCTCTGGGCTGATCGACTCACCTTGGCTCGAGCCCTGATGGGACTCCCGCTTCTTCTCGCCCTGGCGACGGATTACGACGCTTTGGCCTGGTGGTTATTGCTGATTGGAGGTTGGAGTGATGCAGCGGATGGCTGGTTGGCAAGACGTGCCGATGGAGGCAGCACCTGGGGAGCTCGCTTGGACCCTCTCGCTGACAAGTTGTTGATCAGTGCCCCACTGATCTGGTTGGCGTCAGAGGGAATCCTTCCTGTTTGGGCGGTTTGGCTTTTGCTGGCCCGTGAATTGCTGATCTCGGGGTGGCGGGGTGACAGCCGTGATGGGGCCCCCGCATCCACGGCAGGGAAAGCCAAAACAATCCTTCAATTCCTCAGCCTTGCGCTCATGCTTTGGCCCCCCCTTTGGGGGGATCCAGCCCTGGTTCAGGGTTTAAAACTGGTTGGTGTGGGTTTGTTTTGGCCCTCGTTGCTGTTGGCTCTGTGGTCAGCCTGGGGGTATCTCAAGCCTCACCGATCAGAGCCTGGTCAGCGCTGA
- a CDS encoding CBS domain-containing protein, whose protein sequence is MVLQQTVKEVMSSPVLTVTPETALKDAVSLLSDHHISGLPVVDQSGVLIGELTEQDLMVRESGVDAGPYVMLLDSVIYLKNPLNWDKQVHQVLGTTVSDLMGRDLHSCAESLPLPKAASLLHERSTQRLIVVDDNKRPVGVLTRGDIVRALASGQP, encoded by the coding sequence ATGGTGCTTCAGCAGACGGTTAAGGAGGTGATGTCATCGCCCGTATTGACTGTGACACCAGAAACGGCATTAAAAGATGCCGTGAGTCTGCTGAGCGATCACCACATCAGTGGCCTGCCAGTGGTGGATCAGAGCGGAGTCTTGATTGGGGAGCTCACCGAGCAAGACCTGATGGTGCGCGAAAGCGGAGTTGATGCCGGCCCCTACGTGATGCTGTTGGACAGCGTGATCTATCTGAAGAATCCACTCAATTGGGACAAGCAGGTTCATCAAGTGCTGGGCACCACGGTGAGCGATCTGATGGGACGTGATCTTCACAGTTGCGCAGAGAGTCTTCCTCTGCCCAAAGCAGCATCCCTGCTGCATGAACGCAGCACCCAGCGCCTGATTGTGGTGGACGACAACAAACGCCCCGTGGGTGTTTTGACACGGGGGGACATCGTCCGAGCCTTGGCCTCAGGGCAGCCTTAA
- a CDS encoding L,D-transpeptidase codes for MSSSWVRRMALCIGLAVVASATQLPARAEKTIEISLKDRYLKLLDSGVVVARYPVAIGAPESPTPAGSYEITRMEDAPIYHKKGKVIAPGPKNPVGVRYMAYFQLGTGEYAIHGTAWPNWVNLRAAVSLGCIRMLNKDVINLFNQVDVGTPVVVTSK; via the coding sequence ATGTCAAGTTCTTGGGTGCGCCGAATGGCGCTTTGCATCGGTCTCGCTGTTGTCGCTTCGGCGACACAGCTTCCAGCACGCGCTGAGAAGACGATTGAGATCAGCTTGAAGGATCGCTACTTGAAGCTGCTGGATTCCGGGGTTGTGGTGGCTCGCTATCCCGTTGCGATTGGTGCGCCGGAATCACCGACGCCAGCAGGGAGCTACGAGATCACCCGCATGGAAGATGCGCCGATCTATCACAAGAAAGGGAAAGTGATCGCTCCAGGTCCAAAGAATCCTGTTGGGGTCCGTTATATGGCTTACTTCCAGCTTGGGACTGGTGAATACGCCATTCATGGAACAGCCTGGCCCAACTGGGTCAATCTCAGAGCGGCTGTCAGCCTTGGCTGCATTCGCATGCTCAACAAAGATGTGATCAACCTGTTCAATCAAGTCGATGTCGGGACGCCCGTCGTTGTGACATCTAAATAA
- a CDS encoding DUF805 domain-containing protein yields MEPVEAFTTAWRRSFNYSGRATRAEYWWFCLLAYLIQFFLPLLLAFVPAIGAGPVFVYGLAQIFPTISITVRRLRDIGKDWKWLFISFVPFIGIFWLIYLLCQPSGRYEKEV; encoded by the coding sequence ATGGAGCCGGTTGAAGCATTCACCACTGCTTGGAGGAGGTCATTTAACTACAGCGGCAGAGCAACAAGAGCCGAGTATTGGTGGTTCTGTCTCTTGGCGTACTTGATTCAATTTTTTTTGCCTTTGCTTTTGGCTTTTGTTCCTGCAATTGGTGCAGGTCCAGTCTTTGTCTATGGGCTCGCACAAATATTTCCGACTATCTCGATTACTGTTCGTCGGCTTCGCGATATAGGCAAAGACTGGAAGTGGCTATTTATTAGCTTTGTCCCATTCATTGGTATTTTCTGGCTTATTTATTTGCTGTGCCAACCCAGCGGCCGTTATGAAAAGGAAGTTTAG
- a CDS encoding CCRG-2 family RiPP → MNNTELTLDQLQTIAGGGVFAKLDGIKGGVECKVPPSVEDVFLAPLGGEDVFSGGKMEAKGSYIVGDNHFRAL, encoded by the coding sequence ATGAACAACACCGAACTCACTCTTGATCAGCTTCAAACCATCGCTGGTGGAGGTGTTTTTGCAAAACTAGATGGTATTAAAGGCGGCGTTGAATGCAAAGTCCCCCCATCTGTAGAGGACGTTTTCCTTGCGCCATTAGGTGGTGAAGATGTTTTCAGCGGCGGCAAGATGGAGGCTAAAGGAAGTTATATTGTGGGTGATAATCACTTCCGAGCTTTGTAA
- a CDS encoding DUF4278 domain-containing protein, which produces MTLTYRGKQYAPAKSASSIASNKIRLTYRGVVYAK; this is translated from the coding sequence ATGACTTTGACCTATCGTGGCAAGCAGTATGCACCCGCTAAGAGTGCATCGAGCATCGCTTCTAATAAGATCCGTCTTACTTATAGGGGCGTTGTTTACGCCAAGTGA
- the pdeM gene encoding ligase-associated DNA damage response endonuclease PdeM — MSRLRNGVPSREGYGTSWSWEQERLELLPEKALWRPEGRELLIADLHLGKAEVFQAHGIPLPSDGDRGTLNPLLDLCARVKPKTLIILGDLVHGPLGLTHPLRETLKALPELTGCAITLVGGNHDRPCQLVGMPQHPSYQLGQLWLSHEPEHPPDHSSQKACLLNICGHIHPVATLSFGGDRLRLPCFAYDATEERMLIPSFGELTGGHECGQLDRKWLVAEGTIVPWQNPESRARKGRLVR; from the coding sequence TTGAGCCGATTACGAAACGGTGTCCCTTCGCGAGAAGGGTATGGCACGTCCTGGAGCTGGGAGCAGGAGCGGCTTGAGTTGCTCCCTGAGAAAGCTCTCTGGCGTCCTGAAGGGCGTGAACTCCTGATTGCCGATCTGCATTTGGGTAAGGCCGAGGTGTTTCAAGCCCACGGCATCCCCCTGCCCAGTGATGGCGATCGCGGCACGCTCAATCCACTGTTGGATCTCTGCGCGCGCGTGAAGCCCAAGACCCTGATCATCCTTGGTGATTTGGTTCATGGTCCGCTTGGCTTGACCCACCCTCTACGCGAGACGTTGAAGGCATTGCCTGAGCTCACCGGTTGTGCCATCACCCTGGTGGGGGGGAACCATGATCGACCCTGCCAACTTGTGGGGATGCCTCAGCATCCGAGCTATCAACTCGGACAGCTTTGGTTGAGCCATGAGCCTGAGCATCCACCGGATCATTCCAGCCAAAAAGCTTGTTTGCTTAATATCTGCGGGCACATTCATCCCGTTGCGACCCTCAGTTTTGGGGGTGATCGCCTTCGACTTCCCTGCTTTGCCTACGACGCCACTGAGGAAAGAATGTTGATTCCATCCTTTGGTGAGTTGACGGGAGGACATGAATGCGGTCAGCTTGATCGCAAGTGGCTGGTGGCTGAGGGCACCATCGTTCCTTGGCAGAACCCCGAATCCCGAGCTCGAAAAGGAAGGCTGGTCCGGTGA
- a CDS encoding transporter substrate-binding domain-containing protein — translation MIRTLLLTGIVLISLPIQGFAKELRVGVSGSPPFVMEKDGVLSGISIEIWKDVANRLDHQYKFVVHTNTNANVQAVAEGSIDLAIGPISITPKRLANPKIDFTQPYFHGYEGLLIPKKAPGLIARLRPFIGWAALSSVGILVSLLFIFGNLIWLAERRKNTEQFPREYLHGVGNGMWFGLVTLTTVGYGDRAPLSRSGRTIAGVWMVMSLVAVSSITAGLASAFTLSLAELAPSSIRNKGDLRGKRIAVVEGTTSLKWGRLYEINPFLTKNLNEAIEILKEGKVEGIIFDEAPLRHYLKENKESHLKLANFPLAVQTYGFVLPMGSPLRNPLNIELLGMERNGETERIENRLLD, via the coding sequence GTGATCCGTACTCTTCTATTAACGGGAATCGTCCTGATTTCGCTTCCCATTCAGGGATTCGCCAAAGAGTTGCGCGTGGGAGTTAGCGGATCGCCTCCCTTTGTGATGGAAAAGGATGGTGTGCTGAGTGGGATCAGTATTGAAATCTGGAAAGACGTCGCCAACCGTCTCGATCACCAGTACAAATTTGTTGTTCACACGAACACGAATGCAAATGTGCAAGCTGTCGCAGAGGGCAGCATTGATCTAGCCATTGGCCCCATCAGCATTACTCCAAAGCGATTAGCCAATCCAAAGATCGATTTCACCCAACCCTATTTCCATGGCTACGAAGGATTACTCATCCCCAAAAAGGCGCCAGGACTGATTGCACGTCTACGACCTTTTATTGGCTGGGCAGCTTTGTCATCGGTTGGCATCTTAGTTTCTCTTCTATTCATTTTTGGAAATCTCATATGGCTAGCTGAGCGACGTAAAAACACGGAACAGTTTCCTCGTGAATACCTGCATGGCGTTGGGAACGGAATGTGGTTTGGGCTGGTCACTCTCACCACGGTCGGATACGGCGATCGGGCACCACTTTCAAGAAGTGGACGCACAATTGCTGGTGTTTGGATGGTGATGTCACTGGTAGCGGTTTCATCAATCACCGCTGGTCTTGCATCAGCATTTACATTGTCACTAGCGGAACTGGCACCTTCATCCATTCGAAACAAAGGTGATTTAAGGGGAAAACGAATAGCCGTCGTAGAAGGAACAACAAGCCTAAAATGGGGGAGATTATATGAAATCAATCCATTCCTAACCAAAAATCTCAACGAAGCAATCGAAATCTTAAAGGAGGGAAAGGTGGAAGGAATTATCTTCGACGAAGCCCCCCTACGCCACTATCTCAAAGAAAACAAAGAGAGTCATTTGAAATTAGCCAACTTTCCACTAGCCGTCCAAACCTACGGATTCGTCCTACCAATGGGAAGCCCATTGAGGAATCCATTAAATATTGAACTGCTAGGAATGGAACGGAATGGAGAAACAGAACGTATTGAAAATAGATTATTGGACTAG
- a CDS encoding CopG family transcriptional regulator, with amino-acid sequence MSFLESLLHELQDQLLPGDPAISAGQVAEAATSERLNVTLPAGIMNRLKQQALKEGRSCSSLATFLIEDGLRRHTVIQ; translated from the coding sequence GTGTCATTCCTCGAAAGTCTGCTCCATGAGTTGCAGGATCAGCTCCTTCCTGGGGACCCTGCAATCAGCGCAGGTCAAGTGGCCGAGGCAGCCACGTCCGAGCGGCTTAACGTGACGCTTCCGGCTGGCATTATGAATCGGCTTAAGCAGCAGGCTCTGAAGGAGGGGAGGAGCTGCAGCAGCTTGGCAACATTTTTGATCGAAGATGGTTTAAGACGGCACACGGTTATTCAATAA
- a CDS encoding PCC domain-containing protein, which translates to MDTLTLHLEPGQDLLLSLSAIAQEKRISGFLLGVVGNLSKASFQCPGRDKPTVLEGELEIITLNGTFDADGVHLHLSLSDGACQVWGGHLEQGSLIMKGADLLLGILKQGQEAQRAHKTRLEIAVLPGCPWCNSALRLLEAYNIPHRVITVDNDLTFQQCKQRSGMNTFPQVFIDGTTIGGFDSLEKLQRSGELIALK; encoded by the coding sequence ATGGATACGCTGACGCTTCATCTTGAGCCAGGCCAAGACCTGCTGCTATCGCTTTCGGCGATAGCCCAAGAGAAACGAATCAGCGGATTTTTACTCGGGGTGGTTGGAAATTTATCAAAAGCATCTTTTCAGTGTCCAGGACGCGACAAACCAACCGTTCTCGAAGGTGAATTAGAGATCATCACCTTAAATGGCACCTTTGATGCCGATGGGGTTCATCTCCACTTAAGCCTCTCCGATGGAGCATGTCAGGTCTGGGGCGGGCACCTCGAACAGGGCTCGCTGATCATGAAAGGTGCCGATCTACTTCTAGGCATTCTCAAACAGGGTCAAGAAGCGCAAAGGGCCCACAAAACACGCTTAGAGATCGCCGTCCTTCCTGGATGTCCATGGTGCAACAGTGCCCTACGCCTATTAGAGGCTTACAACATTCCACATCGAGTCATCACTGTTGACAACGACCTCACCTTTCAACAATGCAAACAACGTAGTGGGATGAATACGTTCCCACAAGTCTTTATTGACGGCACAACAATTGGTGGTTTCGACAGTCTTGAAAAGCTACAGCGATCAGGCGAATTGATCGCACTCAAATAA